One stretch of Thalassovita sp. DNA includes these proteins:
- a CDS encoding flagellar hook-length control protein FliK, translating to MQNNVVPAILTLAPGSGAGTMNGQQIAQPVLPGAAAPMDFAALMQTQPATGAAAGAASGPTPVGLPPVSPDTLVGEGGEAAELSPEDLAALAATTGAAAGNISGVIATKSGPVALSDFAEGDEDPDLLAALQAEEVTTPAATLATAQQMKERQSLRPPTVKPAEAGTSTEGAAAALLRNAEMVTTADGQQVAADSDAAVQVAATAAALKGTQPAETAHPATTPVMVAKPAGETAQTAMAQPTLNQSALAQPAPQPDAPVEPSAQRSQLLNSTAPAPQAPAVSAEATTEPKPTLAQMAPYSMTQIDAPTTKGTQTAATQPAGTVAELETALKAEVVAQSTTTAKEPTKGADPATASMLKAVAGTTTEAVKTTTGRAPAAPAVTDVPVETVKADGTAKPASQLPNAQPGNTTQPLAANLNQPQTTAAPQASSANTAQPLPGQPLSGQAPVMQGQTADAAQQQAAPQSEVPVAAKAEYDTTKVQPDLKAELTAEMKPGVAQMSPAQAAAQPAAVAPQQAMMAGAEASAQTQATQALAQSNVTAQAEAAQPQTATSQGAPMTRSLMMTDREWPTQLTAMVKEARDLTQGDIEIALQPERLGKMTIRMEMRDNAVAVTIVTDNDSSARLLNDNQARLADLMKQAGLDLTQHNASSGQQGREQAGLGGQAGGNPGGHGQSSDTNQPATAQILGGDAGTMNPAAEDDGIDILA from the coding sequence ATGCAAAACAACGTTGTGCCTGCCATCTTGACCCTCGCACCCGGCAGCGGTGCGGGCACCATGAATGGCCAGCAAATCGCGCAACCCGTCCTGCCTGGCGCTGCGGCGCCCATGGATTTCGCTGCCTTGATGCAAACCCAGCCTGCCACAGGCGCCGCAGCCGGTGCTGCGTCCGGCCCCACTCCGGTGGGCCTGCCCCCTGTGTCACCGGACACTCTGGTCGGCGAAGGTGGCGAAGCGGCTGAGCTGAGCCCCGAAGACCTGGCCGCCCTTGCCGCAACCACCGGCGCGGCGGCGGGCAATATCTCAGGCGTGATTGCCACGAAATCTGGTCCCGTGGCCCTGTCTGACTTTGCCGAAGGGGACGAAGATCCTGACCTTCTGGCCGCCCTTCAGGCCGAGGAGGTCACCACCCCGGCCGCCACACTTGCCACCGCTCAGCAGATGAAGGAACGCCAGTCGCTGCGCCCACCCACTGTAAAACCGGCTGAGGCAGGCACCTCCACCGAAGGTGCCGCGGCCGCGTTGTTGCGCAATGCCGAGATGGTCACCACTGCGGATGGTCAACAGGTCGCCGCTGACAGTGATGCTGCCGTACAGGTTGCGGCCACAGCCGCCGCGCTGAAAGGCACCCAACCAGCGGAGACCGCGCACCCTGCGACAACCCCGGTCATGGTGGCGAAACCTGCAGGTGAGACCGCGCAAACAGCAATGGCACAACCCACCCTTAATCAGAGCGCTTTGGCCCAGCCCGCCCCCCAGCCCGACGCCCCAGTCGAGCCGTCAGCGCAGCGCAGCCAACTGCTGAACTCCACCGCCCCAGCGCCACAAGCACCTGCCGTGTCAGCAGAAGCAACAACGGAGCCCAAGCCGACCCTGGCCCAGATGGCCCCCTATTCGATGACGCAGATCGACGCGCCGACGACCAAAGGCACGCAGACAGCTGCCACCCAACCTGCGGGAACGGTGGCTGAGCTTGAGACCGCGCTGAAGGCTGAAGTGGTCGCGCAATCCACGACAACCGCCAAGGAACCAACAAAGGGCGCAGATCCCGCCACGGCCTCAATGTTGAAAGCCGTTGCTGGCACCACCACTGAAGCGGTGAAAACCACCACGGGACGGGCGCCTGCCGCCCCTGCCGTGACGGATGTTCCGGTTGAGACGGTCAAAGCGGATGGCACCGCCAAACCCGCATCCCAACTGCCCAACGCGCAGCCGGGTAACACGACACAGCCGTTGGCCGCAAACCTGAACCAGCCGCAGACCACCGCAGCGCCTCAGGCCAGTTCCGCCAATACCGCCCAGCCTCTTCCCGGTCAGCCTCTTTCCGGTCAGGCGCCTGTGATGCAGGGCCAAACCGCTGATGCCGCCCAGCAGCAGGCGGCGCCACAATCTGAGGTGCCGGTCGCGGCAAAGGCCGAATATGACACCACCAAGGTGCAGCCTGATCTGAAGGCAGAGCTGACCGCAGAGATGAAACCGGGTGTCGCTCAGATGAGCCCGGCGCAGGCTGCCGCGCAACCTGCCGCTGTTGCGCCGCAACAGGCGATGATGGCAGGGGCCGAAGCATCGGCTCAGACCCAGGCCACACAGGCATTGGCGCAGTCAAACGTCACCGCACAGGCTGAGGCCGCGCAGCCGCAGACCGCCACCAGCCAGGGTGCACCGATGACCCGCAGCCTGATGATGACGGATCGCGAATGGCCAACCCAACTGACCGCCATGGTCAAGGAAGCCCGCGACCTGACCCAGGGTGACATCGAAATTGCCCTGCAACCTGAACGGCTTGGCAAGATGACCATCCGGATGGAGATGCGCGATAACGCCGTTGCCGTAACAATTGTGACCGACAATGACTCTTCGGCACGATTGTTGAATGACAACCAAGCAAGACTTGCTGATCTGATGAAACAGGCCGGGTTGGATCTGACCCAGCACAATGCATCATCCGGGCAGCAGGGCCGCGAACAGGCGGGCTTGGGTGGTCAGGCCGGGGGCAATCCCGGTGGTCACGGACAGTCCTCTGACACAAACCAACCGGCCACCGCCCAGATCCTGGGTGGCGATGCTGGCACGATGAACCCCGCCGCCGAAGACGACGGCATTGATATTTTGGCCTGA
- a CDS encoding flagellar basal body-associated FliL family protein: MADATANAPAKKKGGAVKMVLLLVTGAGLAAGGFFGGKYFAESSMSPADEVLRLIEETNMQTADMGEDGPMKVSKEMPDEPVFVTQYFEFPEPLTTNLKGSSRFLQLGIGLSTQYDEAVLNNVQNHEMALRSDILAVLSTYTETDVEGTEGRDRLADELLRVVNRRLEKLEGFGGIESVFFPTFVMQ, from the coding sequence ATGGCAGACGCAACAGCAAACGCCCCCGCCAAGAAGAAAGGCGGCGCAGTTAAAATGGTCCTGCTTTTGGTCACAGGCGCTGGTCTGGCGGCTGGTGGTTTTTTTGGCGGCAAATATTTCGCTGAATCCAGCATGAGCCCCGCCGATGAGGTGCTGCGCCTCATTGAAGAGACCAACATGCAAACCGCCGATATGGGCGAAGACGGGCCGATGAAAGTGTCCAAAGAAATGCCGGATGAGCCGGTCTTTGTGACCCAGTATTTTGAGTTCCCCGAACCGCTGACCACCAACCTGAAAGGCTCCAGCCGGTTCCTGCAGCTGGGGATTGGCCTGTCCACGCAATATGACGAGGCAGTGCTGAACAACGTGCAGAACCATGAGATGGCGCTGCGCTCGGACATTCTGGCGGTGTTGTCCACCTATACCGAGACCGATGTTGAGGGCACCGAGGGGCGCGATCGTCTGGCGGATGAGCTGCTGAGAGTGGTGAACCGCCGGCTGGAGAAGCTGGAAGGCTTCGGCGGCATCGAGAGTGTTTTCTTCCCCACCTTCGTAATGCAGTGA
- the fliM gene encoding flagellar motor switch protein FliM has protein sequence MAGTHKLSSNELAELVGGLMDLDAGDGDELKDGEISYKPYKFGENNLSLMGDYYGLRMINERFCRLARSVFLPMLRLQPRISSFPPEIKTFADYTDEVENFVSLTTSRIEALRGSQMLVIPPDFISMLTNSYYGGEIAVQPITRTEFTGTEQRVIELVSDGLNTALAHSWRDLMPINFELQNREENLSFASFADAEDMVINCSFMVQLPDTDPANFDVIYPLQTLKPIAMQLRSRMHSDLMEEDLTWREKLEQAVLQVPLDITAVLAEPQMPLGRVSQVAAGDVVPVAMTPAPKLLVEGRPLFDADLGEASGKSALNLTRRLAETSS, from the coding sequence ATGGCCGGTACACACAAACTATCCAGTAACGAACTTGCCGAGCTTGTCGGCGGCCTGATGGATCTCGACGCCGGGGATGGCGACGAGCTGAAAGATGGTGAGATAAGTTACAAACCGTATAAGTTTGGTGAAAATAACCTGTCGCTTATGGGCGACTACTACGGTCTGCGGATGATCAACGAACGGTTCTGCCGTCTGGCACGTTCGGTGTTTCTGCCGATGTTGCGTCTGCAGCCGCGGATTTCCTCCTTCCCGCCGGAAATCAAAACCTTTGCCGATTACACCGATGAGGTGGAAAATTTCGTCTCGCTGACCACCAGCCGTATTGAAGCGCTGCGCGGCAGCCAGATGCTGGTGATCCCGCCCGATTTCATCTCAATGCTGACCAACAGCTACTACGGTGGTGAAATCGCGGTGCAGCCGATCACCCGGACGGAATTCACCGGCACCGAACAGCGCGTGATCGAACTGGTTTCTGACGGGTTGAACACCGCGCTGGCGCATTCCTGGCGCGATCTGATGCCGATCAATTTCGAACTGCAGAACCGCGAAGAAAACTTGAGCTTTGCCTCTTTCGCCGATGCTGAGGATATGGTGATCAACTGCTCTTTCATGGTGCAGCTGCCCGATACCGATCCGGCGAACTTTGATGTGATTTATCCGCTGCAGACGCTGAAGCCGATTGCCATGCAGCTGCGTTCGCGGATGCATTCTGACCTGATGGAAGAAGACCTGACCTGGCGCGAGAAGCTGGAACAGGCTGTTCTACAGGTGCCACTGGACATCACCGCCGTCCTGGCAGAGCCGCAAATGCCCCTGGGCCGTGTCAGCCAGGTGGCGGCCGGTGATGTGGTGCCGGTGGCGATGACCCCTGCCCCGAAACTCCTGGTCGAAGGCCGACCGCTGTTTGATGCCGACCTCGGTGAGGCCTCCGGCAAATCCGCCCTGAACCTGACCCGCCGTCTGGCGGAAACCAGCTCTTAA
- the fliN gene encoding flagellar motor switch protein FliN, translating to MMSDETLMEETAGLPATSGAGVPDTTDAGLLGGLGVLDTVKVRLTVEVGRTQITIQDLLKLNEGSVVELDRLAGDPLDIQINGTTIAKGEVVVVGERFGIRFGDIVDPKDRVNI from the coding sequence ATGATGAGTGACGAAACCCTGATGGAAGAAACCGCTGGTCTGCCTGCCACTTCGGGCGCTGGTGTTCCCGACACCACGGATGCGGGGCTGCTGGGCGGTTTGGGTGTGCTGGATACGGTCAAGGTTCGCCTGACCGTCGAGGTGGGCCGGACCCAGATCACCATTCAGGACCTGTTGAAACTGAACGAAGGTTCGGTCGTGGAATTGGACCGTCTGGCCGGTGACCCGCTGGACATTCAGATCAACGGCACAACCATCGCCAAAGGCGAAGTTGTGGTGGTCGGTGAACGGTTTGGCATCCGTTTCGGCGACATTGTCGATCCCAAAGATCGCGTGAACATCTGA
- a CDS encoding flagellar assembly protein FliO codes for MDIVALDQLLTVGGFLAVLFVALFVIKTNKGKLKTKLTQDRRMAIGEVTALGPDARAMLLRIDEQEFLVVTAKRQAPVITPLGSQKSGTETGQETGRAADTPALDATTRARIAA; via the coding sequence ATGGATATTGTTGCACTAGACCAGCTGCTGACCGTTGGGGGCTTTCTGGCCGTCCTGTTCGTGGCGCTCTTTGTTATTAAAACCAACAAAGGGAAACTGAAAACCAAACTGACCCAAGACCGCCGCATGGCGATCGGTGAGGTCACCGCATTGGGTCCAGACGCCCGTGCGATGCTTCTGCGCATTGATGAACAAGAGTTCCTGGTGGTCACTGCCAAACGGCAGGCCCCGGTAATCACCCCGCTGGGCAGCCAAAAATCAGGCACAGAAACCGGTCAAGAAACCGGACGCGCCGCAGACACCCCAGCCCTTGATGCCACCACTCGTGCCCGGATCGCCGCATGA
- the fliP gene encoding flagellar type III secretion system pore protein FliP (The bacterial flagellar biogenesis protein FliP forms a type III secretion system (T3SS)-type pore required for flagellar assembly.) has protein sequence MKHLFPVVIGLTVLAASPALAQGLPALQITSPAGGEETQYSLSLQILALMTALTVLPSIVLGMSAFTRIIIVLSILRQALGTQQTPPNQVLVAIALFLGFFVMQPMLSLVYETAVGPYLDGNMAAPEAMQKARVLISGFLIENTRQNDLMMFMDLSGSGPYESNEDVPLAVMLPAFITSELKTAFQIGFLLFLPFLVIDMVIASILMALGMMMLSPMLVSLPFKLLLFVLVDGWALTMGSLVNSFSSGVGA, from the coding sequence ATGAAACACCTGTTCCCCGTCGTAATTGGTCTCACGGTTTTGGCGGCCTCGCCCGCTTTGGCGCAGGGGCTGCCTGCGCTGCAGATCACCAGCCCCGCTGGTGGCGAAGAGACGCAGTATTCCCTGTCGCTGCAAATTCTGGCGCTGATGACCGCGCTGACGGTGCTGCCCTCCATCGTTTTGGGGATGAGCGCCTTCACCCGGATCATCATTGTGCTATCGATCCTGCGTCAGGCCCTGGGCACCCAGCAGACCCCGCCAAACCAGGTGCTGGTCGCGATTGCACTGTTCCTTGGCTTCTTTGTCATGCAGCCGATGCTGTCGCTGGTCTATGAAACCGCCGTCGGCCCCTATCTGGATGGCAATATGGCCGCGCCTGAGGCGATGCAGAAAGCACGGGTGCTGATCTCGGGCTTTTTGATCGAAAACACCCGCCAGAACGATCTGATGATGTTCATGGATCTGTCCGGCAGCGGCCCCTACGAGAGCAACGAAGACGTGCCTTTGGCCGTCATGCTGCCCGCCTTCATCACTTCGGAACTGAAGACTGCTTTCCAGATCGGTTTCCTGCTGTTCCTGCCTTTCCTGGTGATCGACATGGTGATCGCCTCGATCCTGATGGCGCTGGGTATGATGATGCTGTCGCCGATGCTGGTGTCGCTGCCGTTCAAACTGTTGCTGTTTGTGCTGGTGGATGGCTGGGCGCTGACCATGGGCTCTCTCGTGAACTCTTTCTCCAGCGGTGTAGGAGCCTGA
- the fliQ gene encoding flagellar biosynthesis protein FliQ, translating into MDFDANIEQLQIAYWKILMTAGPVLGVALAVGLTVGIIQAATSINEATLSFVPKLAIVLLTMGLASGFMLTTMSDYFVHIFELVASMR; encoded by the coding sequence ATGGATTTTGACGCCAATATCGAACAGTTGCAGATCGCCTATTGGAAGATCCTGATGACCGCAGGCCCGGTACTGGGCGTGGCCCTTGCTGTGGGTCTGACCGTCGGCATCATTCAGGCCGCCACATCGATCAACGAAGCAACGCTGTCCTTCGTGCCGAAACTGGCCATCGTCTTGCTGACGATGGGTCTGGCCTCGGGCTTCATGCTGACCACGATGTCGGATTACTTCGTCCACATCTTCGAACTGGTCGCGAGCATGCGCTAA
- the fliR gene encoding flagellar biosynthetic protein FliR: protein MLEDLITYDSGVPGLELAKLIDLSVLFLFGMLRVGAFLMAAPIFGARFIPLQVRIVASVILTIPVIAYAEMPTIEALTSPAGVGMVIGELALGASAGLILMIFFAAAVVAGDRIATTAGLGFAAQVDPTSGATAPVISQLFSLGLLVLFLSVDGHLTVLRLIFDSYIHIPPGTVFDFSGIAQAGIAAGGEMFAHAARLMMPVVSVLLLVNMGIGVMTRSAPQLNIFSFGFPLTLSVTMVLLYLGAPVLGLAMDKLIDAAIEALTLMMTGAANG from the coding sequence ATGCTTGAGGATCTGATCACATACGATTCCGGGGTGCCGGGTCTGGAGCTGGCAAAGCTCATCGACCTGTCCGTCCTGTTCCTGTTTGGAATGCTGCGCGTTGGGGCCTTCCTGATGGCGGCGCCCATCTTTGGTGCGCGGTTCATTCCCCTGCAGGTGCGTATTGTGGCCTCCGTGATCCTCACTATCCCGGTGATCGCCTATGCAGAAATGCCCACGATCGAGGCGCTGACCAGCCCGGCAGGTGTCGGCATGGTAATCGGTGAATTGGCGCTGGGGGCCTCAGCGGGGCTGATCCTGATGATCTTTTTCGCCGCCGCGGTTGTCGCCGGTGACCGGATCGCCACCACGGCCGGTCTGGGCTTTGCGGCGCAGGTTGATCCCACCTCGGGCGCGACGGCACCAGTGATTTCGCAGCTGTTCTCGCTTGGTCTTCTGGTGCTGTTTTTGTCAGTGGACGGGCACCTCACGGTGCTGCGGCTGATCTTTGACAGCTATATCCACATCCCCCCCGGCACTGTTTTTGACTTCTCCGGCATTGCCCAGGCGGGCATTGCTGCGGGCGGTGAGATGTTTGCCCATGCGGCGCGTCTGATGATGCCGGTGGTTTCGGTTCTGTTGCTGGTTAACATGGGCATCGGTGTGATGACCCGTTCGGCCCCGCAATTGAATATTTTCTCTTTTGGTTTTCCGCTGACCCTCTCGGTCACCATGGTGCTGCTCTACCTGGGGGCACCGGTGCTGGGTCTGGCGATGGACAAGCTGATCGACGCTGCAATCGAAGCGTTGACGCTGATGATGACAGGAGCGGCAAATGGCTGA
- the flhB gene encoding flagellar biosynthesis protein FlhB, with protein MAEGGAGDSQEKTEEPTPKKKQDARQEGKVVTSKEMFVFASMLSAMVILMAGSFAGKALARDFASFFRFGGAENFDSLILTRLEDSLYHVLVIGMVLGVPMLIATVAMQAAMGGGILFATTNMKPKFSKLNILSGIKRMVSAKAAIELLKAVMKVTMLSVAAGVVLWQWLPTLSSTAFMGVGEQFSMLSSVSYQVLMALVLALAIIGAVDLIWQIYSMNKQLKMSKQEIKEESKQTQGSPEVKGAIRRKQMEAAQNGAARRAALDDVKDATAIITNPKHFSVALRYVPGEDDAPTVLALGEGAMAFQIRELAKEHDVTILPVPPLARALYFTSKIGGEIHPGLYAAVATILAHVYHLDQEPDADLPEVELTKEFQFNEHGKNAA; from the coding sequence ATGGCTGAAGGCGGCGCTGGCGACAGTCAGGAAAAAACAGAGGAGCCAACTCCGAAGAAGAAACAGGACGCGCGACAGGAAGGCAAAGTTGTCACGTCCAAGGAGATGTTCGTTTTCGCCTCGATGCTGAGTGCGATGGTGATCCTGATGGCTGGCAGTTTCGCCGGCAAGGCGCTGGCGCGGGATTTCGCCAGCTTTTTCCGCTTTGGCGGCGCTGAAAACTTCGACAGCCTGATCCTGACCCGTCTCGAAGACTCGCTCTATCATGTTCTGGTGATTGGCATGGTGCTGGGTGTGCCGATGCTGATCGCAACCGTGGCCATGCAGGCCGCGATGGGCGGTGGCATCCTGTTCGCCACCACCAATATGAAGCCCAAGTTTTCCAAGCTGAACATCCTGTCCGGCATCAAACGCATGGTTTCGGCCAAAGCAGCGATTGAACTGCTGAAGGCAGTGATGAAGGTCACCATGCTCAGCGTTGCCGCTGGTGTGGTGCTGTGGCAATGGCTGCCAACCCTGTCCTCCACCGCCTTTATGGGGGTGGGCGAACAGTTCTCCATGCTGTCCTCGGTCTCCTATCAGGTGCTGATGGCGCTGGTTCTGGCGCTGGCCATCATCGGTGCGGTGGATCTGATCTGGCAGATCTATTCGATGAACAAACAGCTGAAGATGTCCAAGCAGGAAATCAAAGAGGAAAGCAAACAGACCCAGGGTTCGCCCGAGGTCAAAGGGGCAATCCGCCGCAAACAGATGGAGGCCGCCCAGAACGGTGCCGCCCGCCGTGCGGCACTGGATGACGTGAAAGACGCCACCGCGATCATCACCAACCCGAAACACTTCTCGGTCGCGCTGCGCTATGTGCCGGGTGAAGATGATGCGCCCACCGTGCTGGCACTGGGTGAAGGGGCGATGGCCTTCCAGATCCGTGAGCTGGCCAAAGAACATGACGTCACCATCCTGCCGGTGCCGCCGCTGGCCCGTGCGCTCTACTTCACCTCGAAAATCGGCGGTGAGATCCACCCGGGCCTTTATGCTGCGGTGGCGACCATTCTGGCCCATGTTTACCACCTGGATCAGGAACCCGATGCGGACCTGCCAGAGGTCGAGCTGACCAAAGAGTTCCAGTTCAACGAACATGGCAAGAATGCTGCATAA
- the nadA gene encoding quinolinate synthase NadA, with protein MLDLSTLRSDLADHYDLAPNPRLADSMSDLYARMDRVVSPPEWVTYAPYVKAINDLKAQRNAAILAHNYMTPDIYHGVSDVVGDSLQLAIEATRVEADVIVQAGVHFMAETSKILNPAKTVLMPDMEAGCSLASSITPAGIAEMRAKYPGAPVVTYVNTTAEVKAASDICCTSSNAAQIVAAQESDTVIMTPDQYLAQNVAKQVPGKRIVWWEGSCIVHERYTAQDLKDFREWNPGTRIIAHPECPPDVVNEADFSGSTAGIIAYVENERPEKAMLVTECSMASNISDALPDVDFVGPCNMCPFMKKISLEKILYSLHTMSTPVEVDPTVAEGARLAVERMIDVSRKMGL; from the coding sequence TTGCTCGACCTTAGTACGCTGCGCAGCGACCTTGCCGACCATTACGATCTGGCACCCAACCCGCGGCTGGCCGACAGCATGTCGGACCTTTACGCCCGTATGGACCGGGTGGTGTCACCGCCGGAATGGGTCACCTATGCGCCCTATGTCAAAGCCATCAATGACCTGAAGGCCCAGCGCAACGCCGCCATTCTGGCCCATAACTACATGACGCCGGATATCTACCATGGGGTTTCGGATGTTGTGGGCGACAGCCTGCAGCTGGCGATTGAGGCCACGCGGGTTGAGGCGGATGTAATCGTTCAGGCCGGCGTGCACTTCATGGCCGAGACCTCCAAGATCCTGAACCCCGCCAAAACCGTTCTGATGCCGGATATGGAGGCGGGCTGCTCGCTGGCCTCCTCGATCACCCCGGCGGGCATTGCGGAAATGCGGGCGAAATACCCAGGCGCGCCAGTGGTCACCTATGTGAACACCACCGCTGAGGTCAAAGCCGCCTCAGACATTTGTTGCACCTCTTCCAACGCGGCGCAGATCGTCGCCGCGCAGGAAAGTGACACTGTCATCATGACGCCGGATCAGTATCTGGCGCAGAACGTCGCCAAACAGGTGCCCGGCAAACGCATCGTCTGGTGGGAAGGCTCCTGCATTGTGCACGAACGCTACACCGCGCAGGATCTGAAAGATTTCCGCGAATGGAACCCCGGCACCCGCATCATCGCGCACCCGGAATGCCCGCCTGATGTGGTGAATGAGGCTGACTTCTCCGGCTCCACCGCTGGCATCATTGCCTATGTGGAAAATGAACGCCCCGAAAAGGCGATGCTGGTCACCGAATGCTCCATGGCCTCCAACATCTCGGACGCCTTGCCGGATGTGGATTTTGTCGGCCCCTGCAACATGTGCCCCTTCATGAAGAAGATCTCGCTCGAGAAGATCCTTTATTCCCTGCACACAATGTCGACCCCGGTGGAGGTTGACCCCACCGTGGCCGAAGGTGCGCGGCTGGCGGTTGAGCGTATGATCGATGTCAGCCGGAAAATGGGTCTCTGA
- a CDS encoding L-aspartate oxidase: protein MTEDVQEVETNRIVIVGAGLAALYAALNLAPHPVLMISPDPLGEGASSAWAQGGVAAAMGDPDSPDSHSKDTLAAGAGTVDPAVAQRVTQEARDHILDLTRRGAPFDRDSEGGYVLSREAAHSYARVVRVKGDQAGAEIMRALIAEVMATPSIQVLEGVMAAGLGTEGETVQGVWVEPSDMDRRAAPLLIKTPAVLLAGGGSGGLYKLTTNPPRIRGQVIGMAARAGAQIADAEFVQFHPTAIDMGEDPAPLATEALRGEGAILVNKDGERFMQAVHPDGELAPRDVVARAIYAQTQAGKRPALDTRAALGDAVTRQFPAVAAACARGGIDPVKGTIPVAAAAHYHMGGIATDLQGRATLDQLWACGEASSTGLHGANRLASNGLLEALVFARICARDIAATTAPEAAEEITLTFRPGGHAPDPQAVEQLRQIMTDHVGVLRDATGLQTALRQIALLEGAQPDCPAFRNMTATATLITAAALLREESRGAHCRLDFPETNGKVGTRSQMNLDAALRLRAEIVSEPT, encoded by the coding sequence ATGACAGAAGATGTGCAAGAGGTTGAGACCAATCGCATCGTGATTGTCGGTGCGGGGCTGGCCGCGCTTTATGCGGCGCTGAACCTTGCGCCCCACCCGGTTTTGATGATCTCACCCGACCCTTTGGGCGAAGGGGCTTCTTCCGCCTGGGCACAGGGCGGCGTGGCGGCGGCGATGGGGGATCCCGACAGCCCCGACAGTCATTCCAAAGATACGCTTGCCGCAGGCGCCGGCACCGTTGATCCCGCCGTGGCCCAGCGGGTGACGCAGGAGGCGCGCGATCACATTCTGGATCTCACCCGGCGTGGCGCCCCGTTTGATCGCGACAGTGAGGGCGGCTATGTGCTGTCCCGCGAAGCGGCCCACAGCTACGCCCGTGTGGTGCGGGTCAAAGGCGATCAGGCTGGCGCCGAAATCATGCGCGCCCTGATCGCAGAGGTGATGGCGACCCCGTCAATCCAGGTGCTGGAAGGTGTGATGGCCGCAGGGCTGGGGACCGAAGGCGAGACCGTGCAGGGCGTTTGGGTTGAACCCTCAGACATGGACCGCCGCGCAGCGCCGCTGCTGATCAAAACACCCGCGGTGCTGCTGGCCGGCGGTGGCTCAGGCGGGCTTTATAAGCTGACAACCAATCCGCCCCGGATCCGGGGGCAGGTGATTGGCATGGCGGCCCGGGCCGGGGCGCAAATCGCTGACGCCGAATTTGTGCAATTTCACCCCACCGCCATCGACATGGGCGAAGATCCCGCACCCTTGGCCACCGAGGCCCTGCGCGGCGAAGGCGCGATCCTTGTGAACAAGGACGGTGAACGCTTCATGCAGGCGGTCCACCCTGACGGCGAACTGGCCCCGCGTGACGTGGTGGCCCGCGCCATCTATGCCCAAACACAGGCCGGCAAGCGCCCGGCGCTGGACACCCGCGCCGCGTTGGGGGATGCGGTCACCCGCCAGTTTCCTGCCGTAGCCGCCGCCTGTGCACGAGGTGGTATTGATCCGGTCAAGGGCACCATCCCCGTGGCCGCCGCCGCACATTACCACATGGGCGGCATCGCCACCGATCTGCAGGGCCGCGCCACGCTTGACCAGCTTTGGGCCTGTGGGGAAGCCTCCTCAACCGGGCTGCACGGCGCGAACCGCCTGGCCTCCAACGGATTGCTCGAGGCACTGGTTTTCGCCCGCATCTGCGCCCGCGATATCGCGGCGACCACCGCCCCCGAGGCTGCGGAGGAGATCACCCTCACCTTCCGCCCCGGTGGTCACGCTCCGGATCCGCAAGCGGTTGAACAGCTGCGCCAAATCATGACCGATCACGTTGGTGTGCTGCGCGACGCAACCGGGTTGCAAACCGCCCTGCGCCAGATCGCCCTGTTGGAGGGGGCGCAGCCAGATTGCCCCGCCTTCCGCAACATGACCGCCACCGCCACGCTGATCACCGCTGCGGCGCTCCTGCGTGAAGAAAGCCGCGGTGCCCATTGCCGCCTTGATTTTCCCGAAACCAACGGCAAGGTCGGCACACGCAGCCAGATGAACCTGGACGCCGCCCTGCGCCTGCGCGCCGAAATCGTGAGTGAACCGACATGA